The following proteins come from a genomic window of Halomarina ordinaria:
- a CDS encoding universal stress protein has product MYDDILFPTDGSDGAAVALEHALDLAELSGATVHVLYVADTDRDSITVLGGQVVDALEEEGERVVRETLDTAGDRVDVVGEVVQGEPHATIQEYAEGHDVDLVVMATHGRQGLDRYLLGSVTERVVRTSPVPVLTVRMDEE; this is encoded by the coding sequence ATGTACGACGACATCCTCTTCCCGACCGACGGGAGCGACGGCGCGGCGGTCGCACTGGAGCACGCACTCGACCTGGCCGAACTGAGCGGCGCGACGGTCCACGTCCTCTACGTCGCGGACACCGACCGCGACAGCATCACCGTCCTCGGGGGGCAAGTCGTCGACGCGCTGGAAGAGGAGGGCGAGCGCGTCGTCCGCGAGACCCTCGACACGGCGGGCGACCGGGTCGACGTGGTCGGCGAGGTGGTTCAGGGGGAGCCACACGCGACCATCCAGGAGTACGCGGAGGGCCACGACGTCGACCTCGTCGTGATGGCGACGCACGGCCGACAGGGCCTCGACCGCTACCTCCTCGGGAGCGTCACCGAGCGGGTCGTCCGGACCTCGCCGGTCCCCGTCCTCACCGTCCGGATGGACGAGGAGTGA
- a CDS encoding Cdc6/Cdc18 family protein, with translation MNFEERILRRQRTDGDVHLVRDEDALNPLVHPAEPVGRGPVLERLLDAVAPVFEDDLPTDTVLSGPAGSGKSAVVTALVGHLSRLLSSNGRAIYTTTRAGTTAPSFVFHYVDARTASSAFGLYYAALDGLTDEQPPRGGVRTDDLRDRLDAWLDEHDRRVLLVVDHVGEPETYPASVVRERFDALSGPVATLCVGREGPAADAPVQHVPVPAYDRHAVEDILTARAVEGLSPRAFTHDQLVRIATWAEGNAHDAVCALFCAVDAALEAGGERLTDAHVDAGIAAVPAGGIPLGRVLALTDASAVVLDRVVDLDDDQRTSVSATATAIAADPSVALSPGTVTRVLYELAESGVLDRVTVAARDAGRGRPPSRLDPRFSTLAYRHLREVGPSRQRD, from the coding sequence ATGAACTTCGAGGAACGCATCCTCAGGCGACAGCGAACCGACGGCGACGTCCACCTCGTCCGCGACGAGGACGCGCTGAACCCCCTCGTCCACCCGGCGGAACCCGTCGGGCGCGGTCCCGTCCTGGAGCGACTGCTCGACGCCGTCGCCCCCGTGTTCGAGGACGACCTGCCGACCGACACGGTCCTCTCCGGCCCCGCCGGGAGCGGGAAGTCGGCGGTCGTCACCGCGCTGGTCGGACACCTCTCGCGCCTGCTCTCGAGCAACGGACGGGCCATCTACACGACGACCCGGGCGGGGACGACCGCCCCGTCGTTCGTCTTTCACTACGTCGACGCGCGGACGGCGTCGAGCGCGTTCGGCCTCTACTACGCCGCGCTCGACGGTCTCACCGACGAACAGCCGCCGCGAGGGGGCGTCCGGACCGACGACCTCCGGGACCGGCTGGACGCGTGGCTCGACGAGCACGACCGGCGGGTCCTGCTGGTCGTCGACCACGTCGGCGAACCCGAGACCTACCCCGCGTCGGTCGTGCGGGAGCGCTTCGACGCGCTCTCCGGCCCCGTGGCGACGCTCTGCGTCGGGCGAGAGGGCCCGGCGGCCGACGCCCCGGTCCAGCACGTCCCGGTGCCGGCGTACGACCGTCACGCCGTCGAGGACATCCTCACCGCCCGGGCGGTGGAGGGGCTCTCCCCGCGGGCGTTCACCCACGACCAGCTCGTCCGCATCGCCACCTGGGCGGAGGGGAACGCCCACGACGCCGTCTGCGCGCTGTTCTGTGCGGTCGACGCCGCCCTCGAAGCGGGCGGCGAGCGCCTGACGGACGCCCACGTCGACGCCGGCATCGCGGCGGTCCCGGCCGGCGGGATTCCGCTCGGTCGCGTGCTCGCGCTGACGGACGCCTCGGCCGTCGTCCTCGACCGCGTCGTCGACCTCGACGACGACCAGCGCACGTCGGTCAGCGCCACCGCCACCGCCATCGCCGCCGACCCCTCGGTCGCGCTCTCGCCGGGGACGGTCACGCGCGTGCTGTACGAACTCGCCGAGTCGGGCGTCCTCGACCGCGTGACGGTCGCCGCGCGCGACGCAGGCCGAGGACGCCCCCCGAGCCGCCTCGACCCGCGGTTCTCGACGCTCGCCTACCGTCACCTCCGGGAGGTCGGCCCCTCGCGCCAGAGGGATTAA
- the glpK gene encoding glycerol kinase GlpK: MTDETYIGAIDQGTTGTRFMVFDHAGRVVANAYETHEQIYPEPGWVEHDPVEIWENTQTVVTRALEEEGLDPEQLAALGITNQRETTLIWDEETGRPIHNAIVWQDRRTTDRVEELQEVGMAGPIREKTGLEVDAYFSATKVEWLLDNADPIKLQRTRPEDVRDRAEQGELRFGTIDSWLIDRLTGNHITDVTNASRTMLFNIREMEWDEELLAEFDVPESILPEVRPSSDADLYGHTDPDGFLGAAVPVAGAFGDQQAALFGQTCFDPGAAKNTYGTGSFFLMNTGEEPVESDHGLLTTVGFQRSGEPVQYALEGAIFITGAAIQWLEDIELIDNPAQTETLARSVDSTDGVYLVPAFTGLGAPHWDGRARGTIVGMTRGTGKEHLVRATLESIAYQTRDVAEAMEADSGIEMASLRVDGGAVKNNFLCQLQSDIVQTDIVRPEVDETTALGSAYAAGLAVGYWETIDELRDNWQVDREFTPDMNPEDADALHARWIDAVDCSRGWAREGGE, encoded by the coding sequence GTGACAGACGAGACATACATCGGCGCGATCGACCAGGGGACGACCGGCACGCGGTTCATGGTCTTCGACCACGCGGGCCGCGTCGTCGCCAACGCCTACGAGACGCACGAACAGATCTACCCCGAACCCGGCTGGGTCGAGCACGACCCGGTCGAGATATGGGAGAACACCCAGACCGTCGTCACTCGCGCGCTCGAAGAGGAGGGCCTCGACCCCGAACAGCTGGCGGCCCTCGGCATCACCAACCAGCGCGAGACGACGCTCATCTGGGACGAGGAGACGGGACGGCCCATCCACAACGCCATCGTCTGGCAGGACCGGCGTACGACCGACCGCGTCGAGGAGCTCCAGGAGGTGGGGATGGCCGGTCCCATCCGCGAGAAGACGGGACTGGAGGTCGACGCCTACTTCTCGGCGACGAAGGTGGAGTGGCTGCTGGACAACGCCGACCCCATCAAACTCCAGCGCACGCGGCCCGAGGACGTCCGCGACCGCGCCGAGCAGGGGGAACTCCGCTTCGGCACCATCGACTCGTGGCTCATCGACCGTCTCACCGGGAACCACATCACCGACGTGACCAACGCCTCCCGGACGATGCTGTTCAACATCCGCGAGATGGAGTGGGACGAGGAACTCCTGGCGGAGTTCGACGTCCCCGAGTCCATCCTCCCGGAGGTGCGCCCGTCGAGCGACGCGGACCTCTACGGGCACACCGACCCCGACGGCTTCCTCGGGGCGGCGGTCCCCGTCGCGGGCGCCTTCGGCGACCAGCAGGCGGCGCTGTTCGGCCAGACCTGCTTCGACCCCGGCGCCGCGAAGAACACCTACGGCACCGGCTCGTTCTTCCTGATGAACACGGGCGAGGAACCCGTCGAGAGCGACCACGGCCTGCTGACGACCGTCGGCTTCCAGCGCTCGGGCGAACCCGTCCAGTACGCGCTGGAGGGGGCCATCTTCATCACCGGCGCCGCCATCCAGTGGCTGGAGGACATCGAACTCATCGACAACCCCGCCCAGACCGAGACGCTGGCGCGGAGCGTCGACTCGACCGACGGGGTCTACCTCGTGCCCGCGTTCACGGGCCTCGGGGCACCCCACTGGGACGGCCGCGCGCGCGGCACCATCGTCGGCATGACCCGCGGGACGGGGAAGGAACACCTCGTGCGGGCGACGCTGGAGTCCATCGCCTACCAGACGCGCGACGTCGCGGAGGCGATGGAGGCCGACTCCGGCATCGAGATGGCGAGCCTCCGGGTCGACGGCGGCGCGGTGAAGAACAACTTCCTCTGTCAGCTCCAGTCGGACATCGTCCAGACGGACATCGTCCGCCCGGAGGTCGACGAGACGACGGCGCTCGGGTCGGCGTACGCCGCCGGCCTCGCCGTCGGCTACTGGGAGACCATCGACGAACTCCGCGACAACTGGCAGGTCGACCGCGAGTTCACCCCCGACATGAACCCCGAGGACGCCGACGCGCTCCACGCGCGCTGGATCGACGCCGTCGACTGCTCGCGGGGCTGGGCGAGAGAGGGTGGTGAGTGA
- the glpA gene encoding anaerobic glycerol-3-phosphate dehydrogenase subunit GlpA, with protein sequence MPTETDVVVIGGGSTGCGIARDLAMRGVDVTLVEKGNLTHGTTGRMHGLLHSGGRYAVSDQKSARECIEENRVLRDIASHCVELTGGYFVQMADDPDEYFEEKLAGCRACDIPAEVVDRETLLREEPYLSPDVRRAIRVPDGAVDPFRLCVANAASAEEFGGRVETHAAVTDVLVEDGEVVGVEVTHDAGPAKHGEGEGVEEIHADHVVNATGAWAGRLGAMAGVDVEVRPSKGAMVVMNCRQVDKVVNRCRPKGDADIVVPHETTVILGTTDEEVEDPEDYPEEQWEVDLLVDELAQLVPVLADSRTVRSFWGVRPLYEPPGTGTADPTDITRDFFLLDHDEHDDLPGMTSIVGGKFTTYRMMAESISDHVCAKLGVDARCRTAEVPLPGSDDFSVLRDYMEEFGLRSPVGRRSVQRLGSRADEVLRTEEANPVVCACEAVTRAELRDAISQSGPDLNAARIRTRASMGNCQGGFCAHRMAFELHPDYEEPTVTAAFDDLYAERYKGVRHALWGEQLSQAMLTHALHGATMNRDGDPARNDGVDFAAFDGGQRGD encoded by the coding sequence ATGCCCACGGAGACTGATGTCGTGGTGATCGGCGGGGGGTCGACCGGCTGCGGTATCGCCCGGGACCTGGCGATGCGCGGCGTGGACGTCACACTCGTCGAGAAGGGAAACCTGACCCACGGAACGACCGGACGGATGCACGGCCTGCTCCACAGCGGTGGACGCTACGCCGTCTCCGACCAGAAGAGCGCGCGCGAGTGCATCGAGGAGAACCGCGTCCTGCGGGACATCGCGAGTCACTGCGTCGAGTTGACGGGCGGCTACTTCGTCCAGATGGCGGACGACCCCGACGAGTACTTCGAGGAGAAACTCGCGGGCTGTCGCGCCTGCGACATCCCCGCCGAGGTGGTCGACCGGGAGACGCTCCTGCGCGAGGAACCGTACCTCTCGCCGGACGTGCGGCGGGCCATCCGGGTACCCGACGGCGCCGTCGACCCGTTCCGCCTCTGCGTGGCCAACGCCGCCAGCGCCGAGGAGTTCGGCGGGCGCGTCGAGACCCACGCGGCGGTGACCGACGTCCTCGTCGAGGACGGCGAGGTGGTCGGCGTCGAGGTCACCCACGACGCGGGGCCCGCGAAACACGGCGAGGGAGAAGGCGTCGAGGAGATACACGCCGACCACGTCGTCAACGCGACGGGCGCGTGGGCCGGGCGCCTCGGCGCGATGGCCGGCGTCGACGTCGAGGTCCGCCCCTCGAAGGGCGCGATGGTGGTGATGAACTGCCGGCAGGTCGACAAGGTGGTCAACCGCTGTCGACCGAAGGGCGACGCCGACATCGTCGTCCCCCACGAGACGACGGTCATCCTGGGGACGACCGACGAGGAGGTCGAGGACCCCGAGGACTACCCCGAAGAGCAGTGGGAGGTCGACCTCCTCGTCGACGAACTGGCCCAACTGGTCCCCGTCCTCGCCGACTCGCGGACGGTCCGCTCGTTCTGGGGCGTCCGTCCGCTGTACGAACCGCCGGGCACCGGGACGGCCGACCCGACGGACATCACGCGCGACTTCTTCCTCCTCGACCACGACGAGCACGACGACCTGCCCGGCATGACCTCCATCGTCGGCGGGAAGTTCACCACCTACCGCATGATGGCCGAGTCCATCAGCGACCACGTCTGTGCGAAACTCGGCGTGGACGCGCGCTGTCGCACCGCGGAGGTACCCCTCCCCGGGAGCGACGACTTCTCGGTGCTCCGCGACTACATGGAGGAGTTCGGCCTGCGCTCGCCCGTGGGCCGCCGGAGCGTCCAGCGCCTCGGCAGTCGTGCCGACGAGGTGCTCCGCACCGAGGAGGCGAACCCCGTCGTCTGCGCCTGCGAGGCCGTCACCCGCGCCGAACTGCGCGACGCCATCTCGCAGTCGGGGCCGGACCTCAACGCCGCGCGCATCCGGACCCGCGCCTCGATGGGGAACTGTCAGGGCGGGTTCTGCGCCCACCGGATGGCGTTCGAACTCCACCCCGACTACGAGGAACCGACCGTCACCGCCGCGTTCGACGACCTCTACGCCGAGCGCTACAAGGGCGTCCGACACGCGCTGTGGGGCGAACAGCTCTCGCAGGCGATGCTCACCCACGCGCTCCACGGCGCGACGATGAACCGCGACGGCGACCCCGCGCGCAACGACGGGGTCGACTTCGCCGCCTTCGACGGAGGCCAGCGTGGCGATTGA
- the glpB gene encoding glycerol-3-phosphate dehydrogenase subunit GlpB has protein sequence MAIEDDVLVVGGGLAGLSAAIRAARTGARTRLVSHKESTLRQASGLVDVLGYAPRPVGAAAGEATPLSDPFEAFDDLPGEHPYEHVGREGVREGLAFFDDLVGDAYRGGHTDRNALVPTHGGAVKPTARYPASVADGLASDDRAALLVGFDAVTDFSAEYAADHLRAAGVPFDVRGATVSFPGEVRADAALTHLAHALDENELVEHEGSRVGTRTALAELVRPHLGDAERVGFPALLGMDHPEEVRASLSRLLDAAVFEVPMGPPSLPGMRLAARLRDAADAAGVRVTTGVPVVGYDAEGDRIETVAVRHERQRVPYRAEQYVLATGGLVGKGIGSDRSGVSEAVFDCHVPHPADRYDWFEDGAFDAHPFARFGVRTDRDLRPLDATDEPHYENLRAAGAVLGGYDLAAECSGSGVSLATGVRAGTIAGETTT, from the coding sequence GTGGCGATTGAGGACGACGTCCTCGTCGTCGGCGGTGGGCTGGCCGGCCTGAGCGCGGCGATTCGCGCCGCCCGGACCGGCGCGCGGACCCGCCTCGTCTCGCACAAGGAGAGCACGCTCCGGCAGGCGTCGGGCCTCGTCGACGTCCTCGGCTACGCCCCCCGACCGGTGGGAGCGGCGGCCGGTGAGGCGACGCCCCTCTCTGACCCCTTCGAGGCGTTCGACGACCTCCCCGGCGAGCACCCCTACGAGCACGTCGGGCGCGAGGGCGTCCGCGAGGGCCTCGCCTTCTTCGACGACCTCGTGGGCGATGCCTACCGGGGGGGCCACACCGACCGCAACGCGCTCGTCCCGACCCACGGCGGCGCGGTGAAACCCACCGCGCGCTACCCCGCGAGCGTGGCCGACGGCCTCGCGAGCGACGACCGGGCGGCGCTCCTGGTCGGCTTCGACGCCGTGACGGACTTCTCCGCCGAGTACGCCGCCGACCACCTCCGGGCGGCCGGCGTCCCCTTCGACGTGCGGGGGGCGACGGTGTCGTTCCCGGGCGAGGTCCGCGCCGACGCCGCCCTGACGCACCTCGCCCACGCCCTCGACGAGAACGAACTCGTCGAGCACGAGGGCTCCCGCGTCGGCACGCGGACGGCGCTGGCCGAACTGGTGCGCCCCCACCTCGGGGACGCAGAGCGCGTCGGCTTCCCCGCGCTCCTCGGGATGGACCACCCGGAGGAGGTCAGGGCGTCGCTCTCACGGCTGCTCGACGCCGCCGTCTTCGAGGTGCCGATGGGCCCGCCGAGCCTCCCGGGGATGCGCCTCGCGGCGCGACTGCGCGACGCCGCCGACGCGGCCGGCGTCAGGGTGACGACGGGCGTCCCCGTCGTCGGCTACGACGCGGAGGGCGACCGCATCGAGACGGTGGCCGTCCGCCACGAGCGCCAGCGCGTCCCCTACCGGGCCGAGCAGTACGTCCTCGCCACCGGGGGCCTCGTCGGGAAGGGCATCGGCTCCGACCGGTCGGGCGTCAGCGAGGCCGTCTTCGACTGTCACGTCCCCCACCCCGCGGACCGCTACGACTGGTTCGAGGACGGCGCGTTCGACGCCCACCCCTTCGCCCGCTTCGGCGTGCGGACCGACCGGGACCTCCGGCCGCTCGACGCGACCGACGAACCGCACTACGAGAACCTCCGGGCCGCCGGCGCGGTCCTCGGGGGCTACGACCTCGCGGCGGAGTGCTCCGGCAGCGGCGTCTCGCTCGCCACGGGCGTTCGCGCCGGCACCATCGCAGGAGAGACGACCACATGA
- a CDS encoding anaerobic glycerol-3-phosphate dehydrogenase subunit C yields MSDATDPTDDAFDDEYPVQVFPEAEEMDLRPGTDNCYKCSSCDTSCPVAEVDDTFPGPKFQGPEQWRLTRKEDAEVDPSIKQCSNCMRCDSACPSGVPLTQMHNTARAKYVEQQGFSLGYLRDRILANYGTLARLGSAMPRVTNFVMGLGVTKLFNERVLGITSEREFPAFATETFREWWADRGGARVVDEEKRVAYFHGDYANYNTPEVAKALVRVFEAFGYEVTVPDQRCSGTPMFANGMMDDARRSAKFNVETFRELVEEGYDVVCSCTSCSMALRTEYPELFDFEGTDAVADHTYDAVEYLRIHEDLAGALGASSVDLGEFAYHAPCHARNQGLANQSREVFADLEGVEVTDVGDSCSGISGTYGWKEEHYDTSMAIGEEMFEHMEGVPSGEGMTECPTCAMQMEHGTGYDISHPLEVLEAALVD; encoded by the coding sequence ATGAGTGACGCCACAGACCCCACCGACGACGCGTTCGACGACGAGTACCCCGTGCAGGTGTTCCCCGAGGCCGAGGAGATGGACCTCCGTCCGGGCACCGACAACTGTTACAAGTGTTCGAGCTGTGATACTTCCTGTCCGGTCGCGGAGGTGGACGACACCTTCCCCGGGCCGAAGTTCCAGGGACCGGAGCAGTGGCGCCTCACGCGCAAGGAGGACGCGGAGGTCGACCCCTCCATCAAGCAGTGTTCGAACTGCATGCGCTGTGACTCGGCGTGTCCCTCGGGCGTGCCGCTCACCCAGATGCACAACACGGCCCGCGCGAAGTACGTCGAACAGCAGGGGTTCTCGCTCGGCTACCTCCGCGACCGCATCCTCGCCAACTACGGCACCCTCGCACGCCTCGGGTCCGCGATGCCCCGCGTCACTAACTTCGTGATGGGCCTCGGCGTCACGAAACTGTTCAACGAGCGGGTGCTCGGCATCACGTCGGAGCGGGAGTTCCCCGCGTTCGCCACCGAGACGTTCCGCGAGTGGTGGGCCGACCGGGGAGGTGCCCGGGTGGTCGACGAGGAGAAGCGCGTCGCGTACTTCCACGGCGACTACGCGAACTACAACACGCCGGAGGTGGCGAAGGCGCTCGTGCGCGTCTTCGAGGCGTTCGGCTACGAGGTGACCGTCCCCGACCAGCGCTGTTCGGGGACGCCGATGTTCGCCAACGGGATGATGGACGACGCCCGGCGCTCGGCGAAGTTCAACGTCGAGACCTTCCGCGAACTCGTCGAGGAGGGGTACGACGTGGTCTGTTCGTGTACCTCCTGTTCGATGGCGCTCCGGACGGAGTACCCCGAACTGTTCGACTTCGAGGGGACCGACGCCGTCGCGGACCACACCTACGACGCGGTCGAGTACCTCCGCATCCACGAGGACCTCGCCGGGGCGCTCGGCGCGTCGTCGGTCGACCTCGGGGAGTTCGCCTACCACGCCCCCTGTCACGCCCGCAACCAGGGGCTGGCGAACCAGTCGCGCGAGGTGTTCGCCGACCTCGAGGGCGTCGAGGTGACGGACGTCGGCGACTCCTGTTCGGGCATCAGCGGCACCTACGGCTGGAAGGAAGAGCACTACGACACGTCGATGGCCATCGGCGAGGAGATGTTCGAGCACATGGAGGGCGTGCCCTCCGGGGAGGGGATGACCGAGTGTCCGACCTGTGCGATGCAGATGGAACACGGCACCGGCTACGACATCAGCCACCCGCTGGAGGTGCTGGAGGCCGCGCTGGTCGACTAG
- a CDS encoding cation:proton antiporter yields MVVGGSELDILNLLSVLVVAWTFGAAAERVGYPAMMGELFAGVVFGPAILGLLSPSETLDVLAELGVFLLMVYVGMEVDLDDLFELGPQALVVALGAFVIPFGLGYGAGQYIGVSTGGALFLGLAMAATSLATKSRILVDLDILDTRIAGILLGGALASDVGVLVAFAAVLGFVEAGSVDPVSIGTILLEALAFFAVTLFIGYRFLPRVWDWFDELRQRYGFVDKTTAFSIALLVSLVFAGLADLAGLHMIIGGFVAGMFLRQADLQAGLYDHMHDVIYDLAIGFFAPIFFVTVAFEVSLGVFTGNAGLLALLVGIAFVGKILGSWLFSLPTDLTSREGVVIGFGMNGRGTVEIIIASIGLSNGIIGQELFSMLVFLAMFTTAMVPVTVKWGVDWLEAADELVYTDRPSSEGEVPRRG; encoded by the coding sequence ATGGTAGTCGGCGGGAGCGAGCTGGACATCCTCAACCTCCTGTCGGTGCTCGTCGTCGCCTGGACGTTCGGCGCCGCCGCCGAGCGCGTCGGCTACCCGGCGATGATGGGCGAACTGTTCGCGGGCGTCGTCTTCGGCCCGGCTATCCTCGGCCTCCTCTCCCCCTCGGAGACGCTCGACGTCCTCGCCGAACTCGGCGTCTTCCTGCTGATGGTGTACGTCGGGATGGAGGTCGACCTCGACGACCTGTTCGAACTCGGGCCGCAGGCGCTCGTCGTCGCCCTCGGCGCGTTCGTCATCCCCTTCGGACTGGGCTACGGCGCCGGCCAGTACATCGGCGTGTCGACCGGCGGCGCGCTGTTCCTCGGGCTGGCGATGGCGGCGACGTCGCTGGCGACGAAGTCGCGCATCCTCGTCGACCTCGACATCCTCGACACCCGCATCGCCGGCATCCTGCTCGGCGGGGCGCTCGCCTCCGACGTGGGCGTGCTGGTCGCGTTCGCGGCCGTCCTCGGCTTCGTCGAGGCCGGCAGCGTCGACCCGGTGAGCATCGGCACCATCCTCCTCGAGGCGCTCGCGTTCTTCGCGGTGACGCTGTTCATCGGCTATCGTTTCCTCCCGCGCGTGTGGGACTGGTTCGACGAACTGCGCCAGCGCTACGGCTTCGTCGACAAGACGACGGCGTTCTCCATCGCGTTGCTCGTCTCGCTCGTCTTCGCCGGACTCGCCGACCTCGCCGGACTCCACATGATCATCGGCGGGTTCGTCGCGGGGATGTTCCTCCGGCAGGCCGACCTCCAGGCCGGCCTGTACGACCACATGCACGACGTCATCTACGACCTCGCCATCGGCTTCTTCGCGCCCATCTTCTTCGTCACCGTGGCGTTCGAGGTGTCACTCGGCGTCTTCACGGGGAACGCGGGGCTGCTGGCGCTGCTGGTCGGCATCGCCTTCGTCGGCAAGATACTCGGCTCGTGGCTGTTCTCGCTGCCGACGGACCTCACCTCCCGCGAGGGCGTCGTCATCGGCTTCGGGATGAACGGCCGGGGGACCGTCGAGATAATCATCGCCTCCATCGGCCTCTCGAACGGCATCATCGGCCAGGAACTCTTCTCGATGCTCGTGTTCCTCGCGATGTTCACCACGGCGATGGTGCCGGTGACGGTCAAGTGGGGCGTCGACTGGCTGGAGGCGGCCGACGAACTCGTCTACACCGACAGGCCCTCAAGCGAGGGCGAGGTTCCGAGACGGGGCTAG
- a CDS encoding NAD-binding protein, translating to MDTLIVGSGDLSRRVATRLDADGRTCLVVDDDRVRVDRARAAGLRAKRVDLRDAYALRTVVPGRVATAVVTTDTDSRNLLAAQSLASADGVERVVVLLNHPANGVVFDDLAVETVCSTNVLADALATTADRPLLP from the coding sequence ATGGACACACTCATCGTCGGCAGCGGCGACCTCAGTCGTCGCGTCGCCACCCGGCTGGACGCGGACGGACGGACCTGTCTCGTCGTCGACGACGACCGCGTGCGCGTCGACCGAGCGCGTGCCGCGGGCCTGCGCGCGAAGCGCGTCGACCTCCGCGACGCGTACGCGCTCCGGACGGTCGTCCCGGGACGCGTCGCGACGGCCGTCGTCACGACCGACACGGACAGCCGGAACCTCCTCGCGGCCCAGTCGCTCGCGAGCGCCGACGGCGTCGAGCGGGTGGTCGTCCTGCTCAACCACCCGGCGAACGGGGTCGTCTTCGACGACCTCGCCGTCGAGACGGTCTGCTCGACGAACGTCCTCGCTGACGCCCTGGCCACCACCGCCGACCGACCACTCCTCCCCTGA
- a CDS encoding Lrp/AsnC family transcriptional regulator: protein MRDGELDDVDRRILYELQRDARRTSSGDIAGEMDISASTVRNRIQRLEQAGIIRGYHVDIDYEAAGFPLYTKLICTAPIDEREELARRALEVPGVAAVREVMTGDHNVYVNAVGRDHDDLSRLGRELSALGLHISDEELIRNEYVCPYHGFRGADLED, encoded by the coding sequence ATGCGAGACGGCGAACTCGACGACGTGGACCGACGAATCCTCTACGAACTCCAGCGCGACGCGCGACGCACCTCCTCGGGCGACATCGCCGGGGAGATGGACATCTCGGCGAGCACCGTCCGCAACCGCATCCAGCGCCTCGAACAGGCGGGCATCATCCGGGGGTACCACGTCGACATCGACTACGAGGCCGCCGGCTTCCCCCTCTACACGAAACTCATCTGTACCGCCCCCATCGACGAGCGCGAGGAACTCGCCCGGCGCGCCCTCGAGGTCCCCGGCGTCGCGGCCGTCCGGGAGGTGATGACCGGCGACCACAACGTCTACGTCAACGCCGTCGGGCGCGACCACGACGACCTGAGCCGCCTCGGGCGCGAACTGAGCGCGCTCGGCCTCCACATCTCCGACGAGGAACTCATCCGGAACGAGTACGTCTGTCCGTACCACGGCTTCCGCGGTGCCGACCTCGAGGACTGA
- a CDS encoding malate dehydrogenase translates to MQVTVIGGAGTIGAATAYTLALDRPTLDVALCDVERDAARGDATDVTHARAHVAHPVGRSSGDRPGAVRAVDPGPGAIEDADVVVVAASGAGTQTGGRMAAIEANRAVVDEVAAWFPEHAPRPVVTVTNPLDRMNYRLFRRVGWERSRFVGYALSETARVADELARRHGTTAERVSCPVVGEHGEHIVPLFSRASVDGDPLDLSAEEREAVTEYARRIPYDVIDWRGARHSSRWVTARGVAALTGRLLDGGLDTPVGLSTPLDGEYGYEGVSLGVPVTLDADGIDAVHEWDLPADERAALDAAYEAVRATPE, encoded by the coding sequence ATGCAGGTCACCGTCATCGGCGGCGCCGGAACCATCGGCGCCGCGACCGCCTACACGCTCGCGCTCGACCGGCCGACCCTCGACGTCGCGCTCTGCGACGTAGAGCGGGACGCCGCCCGGGGCGACGCGACGGACGTCACGCACGCGCGGGCGCACGTCGCCCACCCGGTCGGCCGGTCGAGCGGCGACCGCCCCGGAGCGGTCCGCGCCGTCGACCCCGGTCCGGGGGCCATCGAGGACGCGGACGTGGTGGTCGTCGCGGCCAGCGGCGCGGGCACCCAGACCGGCGGACGCATGGCCGCCATCGAGGCCAACCGCGCCGTCGTCGACGAGGTGGCGGCGTGGTTCCCCGAGCACGCCCCCCGCCCCGTCGTCACCGTCACGAACCCCCTCGACCGGATGAACTACCGCCTGTTCCGGCGCGTCGGGTGGGAGCGCTCGCGGTTCGTCGGGTACGCGCTCTCGGAGACGGCGCGCGTGGCCGACGAACTCGCTCGCCGGCACGGGACGACGGCCGAACGCGTCTCCTGTCCAGTCGTCGGCGAGCACGGCGAGCACATCGTGCCGCTGTTCTCGCGGGCGAGCGTCGACGGCGACCCCCTCGACCTCTCGGCCGAGGAGCGCGAGGCGGTGACCGAGTACGCCCGGCGCATCCCCTACGACGTCATCGACTGGCGGGGTGCCCGTCACTCCTCGCGGTGGGTGACCGCGCGGGGGGTCGCCGCGCTGACCGGTCGCCTGCTCGACGGCGGCCTCGACACGCCGGTCGGCCTCTCGACCCCGCTCGACGGGGAGTACGGCTACGAGGGCGTCTCGCTCGGCGTCCCCGTGACGCTCGACGCCGACGGCATCGACGCCGTCCACGAGTGGGACCTGCCGGCCGACGAGCGGGCCGCCCTGGACGCGGCGTACGAGGCGGTCCGGGCGACGCCCGAGTGA